The following are from one region of the Arthrobacter sp. TMP15 genome:
- a CDS encoding NAD-dependent epimerase/dehydratase family protein, with amino-acid sequence MTADSSLENSASPNNPLATTISKRQRRVLVTGTSGLLGRAVASLLHERGFGVRTLQRRAVQAPWESMQGSVVDPDVGARAVAGMDAVVHLAAKVSFTGEWNEFVSTNIVGTRQLIAAAQHEGVRDFVFVSSPSVAHFGSSIVGAPAGAANPELARGHYARSKAAGEQIALAQDSPTFRVTAVRPHVVWGPGDTQLVERVVERARTGRLPLLDGGRALIDTTYVDNAAEAIVRGLERMDYAHGQALVVTNGEPRAVGELIAGICAAAGVPAPGYSVPGWLARGAGSVIEKAWSAAGSRGWVHDEPPMTRFLAEQLSTAHWFDQRHTQAVLDWTPAVTVDEGLARLAQHYRTS; translated from the coding sequence ATGACCGCCGACTCTTCCTTGGAAAATTCTGCCTCCCCCAACAATCCCCTAGCTACCACCATCTCGAAGCGCCAGCGCCGCGTTCTGGTGACAGGAACCAGCGGCTTGTTGGGACGAGCCGTTGCGAGCCTGCTCCATGAACGCGGTTTCGGAGTGCGAACATTGCAGCGCCGTGCGGTCCAGGCCCCGTGGGAATCGATGCAGGGCTCTGTGGTTGACCCCGACGTTGGCGCACGCGCAGTAGCCGGCATGGACGCAGTAGTTCATCTGGCCGCTAAGGTCTCCTTCACCGGGGAATGGAACGAATTCGTTTCAACAAACATCGTTGGCACACGTCAACTCATTGCGGCTGCCCAACACGAAGGCGTCCGGGACTTTGTGTTTGTTTCCTCACCCTCAGTAGCCCACTTTGGCTCTTCCATTGTGGGCGCGCCCGCTGGCGCAGCTAATCCCGAGCTTGCCCGTGGACACTATGCACGCTCCAAAGCTGCTGGCGAACAAATCGCTCTTGCACAGGACTCCCCCACTTTCAGGGTCACGGCCGTCCGTCCGCATGTGGTTTGGGGTCCCGGGGATACTCAACTGGTGGAACGCGTAGTGGAACGCGCCCGTACAGGCAGGCTCCCCCTACTGGATGGGGGACGGGCACTCATTGACACCACCTATGTTGATAACGCCGCCGAGGCGATTGTGCGCGGCCTTGAACGCATGGACTACGCCCACGGCCAAGCGTTGGTTGTCACTAATGGTGAACCCCGGGCTGTGGGGGAACTCATTGCTGGAATCTGTGCCGCCGCTGGAGTGCCAGCTCCTGGCTACTCCGTGCCAGGTTGGTTGGCTCGTGGTGCGGGCTCCGTGATTGAAAAAGCATGGAGCGCGGCCGGTTCTCGGGGCTGGGTCCATGACGAACCACCTATGACCCGTTTCTTGGCAGAGCAGCTCTCCACTGCCCACTGGTTCGACCAACGCCACACTCAAGCGGTGCTTGACTGGACCCCGGCAGTCACAGTTGATGAAGGCCTGGCCCGTTTAGCGCAGCACTACCGCACAAGCTAA